A genomic region of Mycobacterium sp. Aquia_213 contains the following coding sequences:
- a CDS encoding DAK2 domain-containing protein, translated as MGSSDRLLDAPALRDWAHTAVSDLITHIDEINRLNVFPVADSDTGANMLFTMRSALAEANAGVGADGGPGCVARAASALSVGALNGARGNSGVILSQILRGIADVTATAAAESGGELPHLDAVLLGAALQRGVELVITSMGGQEIPGTIVSVLRAAADAVEKCANDGLASAITAAGDAAVVALEKTPEQLDVLADAGAVDAGGRGLLVLLDALRSTVGGPAPARTVYELSPRIEPTAGPPERPTPQFEVMYRLDGCNPPAANSLRDRLTNLGDSVAIAAAPFTNQATYSVHVHTDDAGAAVEAGLAAGRLSRIVISALSSGGIGLPAGGWTRERAVLAVVDGDGAAELFAGEGAHVLQPAPEAGDPTTGISAHQLMRAVVDAGAAQVMVLPNGYVAAEELVAGCTAAIGWGIDVVPIPTGSMVQGLAALAVHETDRQAVDDGYTMARAAGGARYGSVRIATESALTWAGRCQPGDGLGIAGDEVLIVAADAAGAAIGLLDLLLASGGDLVTVLVGTGIDDAAVTNTLHQHVHDHHPGTELVIYRTGHRGDALLIGVE; from the coding sequence ATCACTCACATCGACGAGATCAACCGCCTCAATGTGTTCCCGGTCGCCGACTCCGATACCGGCGCAAACATGCTGTTCACGATGCGTTCCGCACTGGCCGAGGCCAACGCGGGCGTCGGCGCGGACGGCGGCCCCGGTTGCGTCGCCCGGGCCGCATCGGCGCTGTCGGTGGGCGCGCTCAACGGGGCCCGCGGCAACTCCGGGGTGATCCTGTCGCAGATCCTGCGCGGTATCGCCGACGTCACCGCGACCGCGGCCGCCGAATCCGGCGGTGAACTGCCGCACCTGGACGCCGTGCTGCTCGGGGCGGCGTTGCAGCGCGGCGTCGAGCTGGTCATCACCTCGATGGGTGGGCAGGAGATTCCCGGCACCATCGTCTCGGTGCTGCGGGCCGCCGCCGACGCCGTCGAGAAGTGCGCGAACGACGGGCTGGCCTCGGCGATCACCGCGGCCGGCGACGCGGCGGTGGTCGCGCTGGAAAAGACCCCTGAACAGCTCGACGTGCTGGCCGACGCCGGCGCCGTGGATGCCGGCGGGCGGGGGTTGCTGGTCCTGCTCGACGCGCTGCGTTCGACGGTCGGCGGACCGGCGCCCGCCCGCACGGTCTATGAGCTCTCGCCGCGCATCGAGCCCACGGCGGGCCCTCCCGAACGGCCAACACCGCAGTTCGAGGTCATGTACCGGCTGGACGGGTGTAATCCGCCGGCCGCGAATTCCCTGCGGGACCGGCTGACGAACCTGGGTGATTCGGTAGCCATCGCTGCCGCGCCGTTTACCAACCAAGCCACCTACTCGGTCCACGTGCACACCGACGACGCCGGCGCCGCGGTCGAAGCGGGCCTCGCGGCCGGACGGCTGAGCCGGATCGTGATCTCCGCGCTGAGCTCGGGGGGCATCGGGCTGCCCGCGGGCGGCTGGACCAGGGAACGGGCGGTGCTGGCCGTCGTCGACGGAGACGGCGCCGCCGAGCTGTTCGCCGGGGAGGGCGCCCACGTGCTGCAACCCGCGCCCGAGGCGGGCGACCCGACCACGGGTATCAGCGCGCACCAGCTGATGCGGGCCGTCGTCGACGCCGGTGCCGCACAGGTGATGGTGCTGCCGAATGGCTATGTGGCCGCCGAGGAGTTGGTCGCCGGCTGCACCGCGGCCATCGGCTGGGGCATCGACGTGGTGCCGATACCGACCGGGTCCATGGTGCAGGGGCTGGCCGCGCTGGCCGTGCACGAAACGGACCGGCAGGCGGTCGACGACGGCTACACCATGGCCCGCGCCGCGGGCGGTGCCCGGTACGGATCGGTGCGCATCGCCACCGAGAGCGCGCTGACCTGGGCGGGACGATGTCAGCCGGGCGACGGCCTGGGCATCGCGGGCGACGAGGTGCTGATCGTGGCCGCCGATGCGGCCGGGGCGGCGATCGGCCTGCTCGATCTGCTGCTGGCCTCCGGCGGTGACCTGGTGACCGTGCTGGTCGGTACCGGCATCGACGACGCCGCGGTGACCAACACGCTGCACCAGCACGTGCACGACCATCATCCGGGCACCGAGCTGGTGATCTACCGCACCGGCCATCGCGGCGACGCCTTGCTGATCGGCGTCGAGTGA